TCTATGTGGCCGGGATGGTGATCTTCGCCGTGTCTCCTGCCCTCGCCAACGGCAAGTGGACCACCGCACTCATCTTCGGCGCTGCCTTCGGCTTCTTTGCCTATGCCACTTATGATCTCACCAATCAGGCAACCCTGCGCAACTGGCCGCTCGTCCTCACCCTCGTCGATCTGACCTGGGGCACGGTTCTCACCGCATCCGCCTCCACCCTCGGCTTCCTCGCCGCGCGGGCGCTTCACAAGGCCTTCTTCGGCTGAGGGCGCCAGGGCAGGAAGGCGCTGACCCGCTGCTGGTAGGCCCGGAAGGCGTCTCCGCGGCTGCGCATCATGTGCGCTTCCAGAGGCGGAATGCCGGAAAGGTGGACCAGCAGGGCGTACATGAAGGCCGGCCCCACCAGCGTGACGAGCCCCCAAGGATAAGCGTTCAGCCCCTGAAGTCCGATGACCACGTAGCCGAACCAGCCCAGCCACTGGAAGAAATAGTTGGGGTGACGCGACAGTCCCCAGAGGCCGACGTCGCACACCTTGCCCCGGTTGGCCGGATCGCGCCGGAAGCGCGCCAGTTGGGCGTCGGAAACCGCCTCGCCAAGGATGCAGGAGACGAGCAGCACGGCTCCGGCGAGGTCCATTGCGTTGATCCCCGGCGCCGGATTGCGGGCCGCGGCCAGCACAGCAAGCGCGAGCAGAAAGCCGCTAAGCGCCTGGATCTGGAGAAAGAGGAATAGCTCGCTGGCCGCCTTATCCCCCCACAGGGCGCGCAGATGCGCATAGCGTGGATCATCCCCGCCGCCCCGGGTGCGCCCGGCGATGTGCCCGCCGAGCCGCAACGCCCAGAGCGCCACGAGGCCGGCCACCAGCCATTGCCGCGGGGTGGTCCCGCCGTCCGGCCAGATCGGGGCGAGGGCGGCGAAAAGCCCGGCCCCACCGAGGGTGAAGGACCAGATGCTGTCGATCCAGCCCGACTGGCGCGTTGCCTGCGCCACCGCCCAGGCCAGCGACATGGCGAGGGTGAAGATC
The Azorhizobium caulinodans ORS 571 genome window above contains:
- a CDS encoding DUF2177 family protein, with protein sequence MALYLLAYVCTALVFLVIDAVWLTAMGDRFYKPLMGDMVLPGFRMGPAIAFYLLYVAGMVIFAVSPALANGKWTTALIFGAAFGFFAYATYDLTNQATLRNWPLVLTLVDLTWGTVLTASASTLGFLAARALHKAFFG
- a CDS encoding DUF1295 domain-containing protein, producing the protein MTYPVLLLLLAAIFTLAMSLAWAVAQATRQSGWIDSIWSFTLGGAGLFAALAPIWPDGGTTPRQWLVAGLVALWALRLGGHIAGRTRGGGDDPRYAHLRALWGDKAASELFLFLQIQALSGFLLALAVLAAARNPAPGINAMDLAGAVLLVSCILGEAVSDAQLARFRRDPANRGKVCDVGLWGLSRHPNYFFQWLGWFGYVVIGLQGLNAYPWGLVTLVGPAFMYALLVHLSGIPPLEAHMMRSRGDAFRAYQQRVSAFLPWRPQPKKAL